A genome region from Meriones unguiculatus strain TT.TT164.6M chromosome 2, Bangor_MerUng_6.1, whole genome shotgun sequence includes the following:
- the Etv3 gene encoding ETS translocation variant 3 — MKAGCSIVEKPEGGGGYQFPDWAYKAESSPGSRQIQLWHFILELLQKEEFRHVIAWQQGEYGEFVIKDPDEVARLWGRRKCKPQMNYDKLSRALRYYYNKRILHKTKGKRFTYKFNFNKLVVPSYPFINIRSSGVVPQSAPPVPTASSRFHFPPLDTHSPTGDMQPGRFSASSLSVSGPESGGTTDRKVEPSDLEDGSTSDWHRSMDFMPSRNALSGGGLGHQKRKPDIMLPLFTRPTMYPDPHSPFAVSPVPGRGGVLNVPISPALSLTPTMFSYSPSPGLSPFTSSSCFSFSPEEMKHYLHSQACSVFNYHLSPRTFPRYPGLMVPPLQCQMHAEETSQFSIKLQPPPAGRKNRERVENSEEATHGPVPASAPLPSRIKVEPTSEKGPENLGQPTQGKEEHSQEEDTVQTGTTEKGKGAVRAQPSPTWPSVSKGIPSDKPLEVTEDGEDRSGKEPSVSEKKEDALMPPKLRLKRRWNDDPEARELSKTGKFLWNGARPQGLATVAAAAADA; from the exons ATGAAAGCAGGCTGTAGCATCGTGGAAAAGCCAGAAGGCGGTGGAG GATATCAGTTTCCAGATTGGGCCTACAAAGCGGAGTCATCACCAGGCTCCCGGCAGATCCAGCTGTGGCACTTCATCCTGGAGCTGCTGCAGAAAGAAGAGTTCCGCCATGTCATCGCCTGGCAGCAGGGAGAGTACGGGGAGTTTGTCATCAAGGATCCAGATGAGGTGGCTCGCCTCTGGGGCCGCAGGAAGTGCAAGCCACAGATGAACTATGACAAGCTGAGCCGGGCCCTCAG ATACTATTACAACAAGAGGATCCTTCATAAGACAAAAGGGAAGAGGTTCACATACAAGTTTAACTTCAACAAGCTGGTGGTGCCCAGCTACCCTTTCATCAACATCCGCTCAAGCG GTGTGGTCCCTCAGAGTGCTCCGCCAGTGCCAACAGCCTCTTCCCGGTTCCACTTCCCACCTCTAGACACCCATTCTCCTACTGGTGACATGCAGCCAGGGCGGTTCTCTGCTAGCTCCCTGAGTGTGTCCGGTCCTGAGTCAGGTGGGACCACTGATAGGAAGGTGGAGCCTTCAGACCTGGAAGATGGCTCGACCTCTGACTGGCACCGGAGCATGGATTTCATGCCCTCTCGAAATGCTCTTAGTGGAGGAGGACTTGGCCACCAGAAACGCAAGCCTGACATAATGCTTCCTCTCTTCACTCGGCCCACAATGTACCCTGATCCTCACAGTCCCTttgctgtctctccagtccctggcCGAGGAGGTGTCCTCAATGTCCCCATTTCACCAGCCCTGTCCCTGACTCCCACTATGTTCTCCTATAGCCCCTCACCAGGCCTGAGCCCCTTCACCAGCAGCAGTTGCTTCTCCTTCAGCCCAGAGGAAATGAAACACTACCTTCATTCTCAGGCCTGTTCTGTGTTCAACTACCATCTGAGTCCTCGGACTTTTCCCCGTTACCCGGGGCTCATGGTCCCACCCCTGCAGTGCCAAATGCATGCTGAGGAGACATCCCAGTTCTCTATCAAGCTGCAGCCCCCACCAGCTGGACGGAAGAACCGAGAGAGGGTGGAGAACAGTGAGGAGGCCACACATGGCCCTGTGCCGGCCAGTGCTCCTCTTCCCTCTCGAATTAAGGTGGAGCCCACCTCTGAGAAGGGCCCTGAGAACCTCGGGCAGCCAACCCAAGGAAAGGAAGAGCACTCCCAGGAAGAGGACACCGTGCAGACTGGGACCACGGAGAAGGGGAAAGGCGCAGTACGTGCCCAACCCTCACCCACCTGGCCCTCTGTGTCTAAGGGCATCCCCAGTGACAAGCCCCTAGAGGTGACTGAAGACGGGGAGGACAGATCTGGCAAGGAGCCCAGTGTGtctgagaagaaagaagatgCCCTGATGCCCCCTAAGCTTCGCTTGAAGAGGCGATGGAATGACGACCCTGAGGCCCGGGAGCTCAGTAAGACGGGCAAGTTCCTGTGGAATGGGGCAAGGCCCCAGGGCCTGGCTACAGTGGCCGCTGCCGCTGCCGATGCTTAA